One part of the Parabacteroides distasonis ATCC 8503 genome encodes these proteins:
- a CDS encoding DUF6057 family protein — protein MNWKQTLFWSFSAAAIFYYFLLFGVFVFVGQEEMQLFIPEWWYIREFLFQPGGFCAVAGQWIIQYYRQPMSAVVFHTVLLVGCGFMVYRILRCFSDKTYLLFLSLLPVLYLVKMSIHGEYLVDGTVGVVLMLLALSVSLKVRRAGSIAGYGIASTLFLCGLTGLLSVCYAFLYTLLALLRYKTSRQRLAASACLIPALFIYLFSGWLGIPVPLSDGWMPEAYLEIQRLPHYYMYRVWTFFTLSIVGVALFARFVPVIGEKSKWMDRVALVVCLITVLVSIRFCLPEPWHAQRMMLDELSFLARERQWDAIIDKYRGKQIYNYVSLNYLNMSLAHKGELADRMFTFDQKGTKSLCADWNQTFYMDRLLSDVHFLVGDVSLSESFAMDGFTQAKRKGSARMLQRFVQVCLIRGEVALAKKYLDLLAAMPFYKDWACRYATYLVHPELMDKDPELSDKYMPVEKRDRLSLSVPVDSLWSGYNLPDHRISWEYRGCYYLLGKKLDAFGRFLEETPFMKGEPIPRHFQEAGLLLADKDSISLSSYSIQPEIVDRYREFKQVLGRSANQVDVSSIYRQFGDTYWYYFYFKIFKGEEQ, from the coding sequence ATGAACTGGAAACAAACGCTTTTCTGGTCTTTTTCGGCAGCTGCTATTTTTTATTATTTCCTGCTTTTTGGCGTGTTTGTGTTTGTCGGTCAGGAGGAGATGCAATTGTTTATACCTGAGTGGTGGTATATCCGGGAGTTCCTTTTTCAGCCGGGAGGATTTTGCGCTGTCGCCGGGCAATGGATCATTCAATACTACCGGCAGCCTATGTCGGCGGTGGTTTTCCATACGGTTTTACTCGTTGGTTGCGGATTTATGGTCTATAGGATCTTGCGTTGTTTTTCTGACAAGACCTACCTGCTGTTCCTTTCTTTATTGCCGGTCCTGTATCTGGTTAAGATGAGTATTCATGGGGAGTATTTGGTGGACGGGACGGTTGGCGTGGTTTTGATGCTTTTAGCTTTGTCGGTCTCGCTAAAGGTGCGGAGGGCGGGTTCTATTGCCGGATACGGAATTGCCTCTACACTTTTTTTATGTGGGCTGACCGGGCTTCTATCTGTCTGTTACGCTTTCTTATATACGCTGTTAGCCTTACTCCGCTACAAAACGTCGCGGCAAAGATTGGCCGCCTCTGCCTGCTTGATCCCAGCGCTTTTTATCTATTTGTTTAGCGGATGGTTAGGGATTCCTGTACCTTTGTCTGATGGATGGATGCCGGAAGCCTATCTGGAGATACAGCGATTACCTCATTATTATATGTATCGTGTATGGACTTTCTTTACCCTTTCGATTGTCGGTGTTGCTTTATTCGCTCGCTTTGTTCCGGTGATTGGCGAGAAGAGTAAATGGATGGATCGGGTAGCCCTTGTTGTTTGTCTGATCACGGTGCTGGTATCCATACGGTTTTGCCTGCCGGAACCTTGGCATGCGCAACGCATGATGCTTGACGAGCTCTCTTTCTTAGCCCGGGAGAGGCAATGGGACGCTATTATTGATAAGTACCGGGGAAAGCAGATCTATAATTATGTTAGCTTAAACTATTTGAATATGTCGTTGGCCCATAAGGGAGAATTGGCCGACCGGATGTTTACTTTCGATCAGAAAGGAACGAAAAGCTTATGTGCCGATTGGAATCAGACCTTTTACATGGATCGTTTATTGAGCGATGTTCATTTTCTTGTTGGCGATGTCTCTTTGTCTGAAAGTTTTGCGATGGACGGATTTACGCAAGCCAAACGTAAAGGGAGTGCCCGCATGTTGCAACGTTTCGTGCAAGTTTGTCTGATTAGGGGTGAGGTGGCGCTGGCCAAGAAATATTTGGACTTGCTTGCCGCTATGCCATTCTATAAAGATTGGGCTTGCCGTTATGCTACCTATCTGGTACATCCGGAATTAATGGATAAAGATCCGGAGTTGAGTGACAAATATATGCCTGTTGAGAAAAGGGATCGACTGAGTTTGTCCGTACCTGTCGATTCCTTATGGAGTGGATACAATCTTCCGGATCATCGGATCAGTTGGGAATACCGGGGATGTTATTATTTGTTGGGTAAGAAGCTGGATGCATTTGGCCGATTCTTGGAAGAAACACCTTTCATGAAGGGGGAACCGATACCCCGGCATTTCCAAGAAGCCGGATTGTTGTTGGCGGACAAAGACAGTATATCGCTTTCCTCCTATTCCATACAGCCGGAGATCGTAGACCGATACCGGGAATTCAAGCAGGTTTTGGGACGATCTGCCAACCAAGTGGATGTGTCCTCGATATATCGACAATTTGGAGATACCT
- a CDS encoding 6-bladed beta-propeller, with the protein MKQQLISLFFCGVLLLQGCTEKKNEAQLEKTLSVYQVDLKSESPKESIDRFLAGMEIRLLPLESGDSILFKGSASTIHLADDDIFLLDASQRVIFRFGRDGKFKNKIFRNGQGPEEYNVLFNMALFDNKVYALDNTKIQLYDYEGNYLKTVPLKNDGRQVAVAKDGTIAVASNYIQPYQLTLYRPDGTISEYLPSDKNLLKQQISQSTYHSLKRYGDRILLTNYFDPSIYQLEDTVSAFATLDFKGMNIPSDMFSGTDEEIANRFREYREGDKAILSFDRLTVTDDWVVFAPSLIWDPCVVYYNRKSDTYLLNKNWGQPYDLFFGGYRAPDGYDEKSREFYQLVNAVELKEVVGEIAKAAPNYQDTYPFLKGVDVSQIDDNTNDWIVFFKLRS; encoded by the coding sequence ATGAAACAACAATTAATTAGCTTGTTTTTTTGCGGTGTATTATTATTGCAAGGTTGTACCGAAAAGAAAAATGAGGCACAACTAGAGAAGACTCTATCTGTCTATCAAGTAGATTTGAAGTCGGAATCACCCAAAGAAAGTATTGATCGATTTCTGGCCGGTATGGAGATCCGGTTGTTACCTTTGGAGTCGGGAGACAGTATCCTGTTTAAAGGCTCCGCCTCTACCATCCATTTGGCAGATGATGATATATTCCTTTTAGATGCTTCTCAGCGTGTGATTTTCCGTTTCGGCAGGGATGGTAAGTTCAAGAACAAGATCTTTCGGAACGGGCAAGGCCCGGAGGAATATAACGTGCTATTCAATATGGCTTTGTTTGACAATAAGGTTTATGCTTTGGATAATACGAAGATCCAGCTGTATGACTATGAGGGTAATTATCTCAAAACTGTTCCCCTGAAAAATGATGGTCGTCAGGTAGCTGTCGCTAAAGATGGCACGATAGCTGTCGCTTCCAATTATATCCAGCCTTATCAGCTAACCCTATATCGTCCGGATGGTACGATCTCCGAATATTTACCTAGCGATAAGAACTTATTGAAACAGCAAATCTCTCAGTCCACCTATCATTCGTTGAAGAGATATGGCGATCGGATCTTGTTGACAAATTATTTTGATCCATCCATCTATCAGCTGGAAGATACCGTGTCTGCCTTCGCCACGCTTGACTTCAAAGGCATGAATATCCCCTCCGATATGTTTAGTGGTACGGATGAGGAGATCGCCAACCGGTTCCGTGAATACCGCGAGGGAGATAAGGCCATTCTCTCATTCGATCGCTTGACCGTTACGGACGACTGGGTTGTGTTTGCGCCTTCTTTGATCTGGGATCCATGTGTGGTTTATTATAACCGTAAGTCGGATACTTATCTTCTGAATAAGAACTGGGGGCAACCTTACGATTTGTTCTTCGGAGGCTACAGGGCACCGGACGGATATGATGAGAAGAGCCGGGAGTTTTACCAACTGGTCAATGCCGTAGAGCTGAAAGAGGTCGTAGGGGAAATCGCCAAAGCGGCCCCGAATTATCAAGATACCTATCCGTTTTTGAAGGGTGTGGATGTATCCCAAATAGATGATAATACGAATGATTGGATTGTATTCTTTAAGTTACGGTCTTAG
- a CDS encoding ATP-binding protein, with the protein MNQTIYPIGIQNFEKIRKDGYLYIDKTALIYQLVKTGSYYFLSRPRRFGKSLLLSTLEAYFQGKRELFEGLAMERLEKDWEVYPILHLDLNARHYKDTAALTSILNEFLEKWEALYGTEKQDRALEERFSYVIEQAYRQTGHRVVILIDEYDKPLLQNLHDEDMQDQLRNMLKPFYGVLKTMDGAIRFALLTGVTKFGKVSVFSDLNNLMDISMDDRYVEICGITEKEIHTCLEDEVRELAGAQDMTYEETCLRLKECYDGYHFVENSIGMYNPFSLLNTFARRKFGDYWFETGRPSYLVELLKHTHYDLYEMANTETDVDVLNSIDSASINPVPVIYQSGYLTIKDYDPEFGIYRLGFPNREVEEGFVKYLLPFYTSVSAPKTPFEIGQFVREIRSGDYDAFFRRLQSFFADTPYEVIAGQKPERDTELHYRNVLFIVFKLVGLYTQVEYHTSQGRIDLVLKTDRYIYVMEFKLNGTAEEALRQIEERQYALPFASDPRQVFKIGVNFSSVTRNIERWLVE; encoded by the coding sequence ATGAACCAGACAATTTATCCTATCGGCATACAGAACTTCGAGAAGATCCGTAAAGACGGTTATCTCTATATTGATAAGACAGCTTTGATTTATCAGTTGGTTAAGACCGGAAGTTACTATTTCTTGAGTCGTCCGCGGCGTTTCGGCAAGAGTCTCTTGCTATCTACGTTGGAGGCCTATTTCCAAGGAAAGAGGGAGCTGTTCGAGGGGTTGGCGATGGAACGGTTGGAGAAAGACTGGGAGGTATATCCGATCTTGCATTTGGACTTGAATGCTCGTCATTATAAAGATACTGCCGCTCTGACTAGTATCTTGAATGAGTTCTTGGAGAAATGGGAGGCTTTATATGGAACGGAGAAACAGGATCGTGCCTTGGAGGAACGTTTCAGTTATGTGATAGAACAGGCTTATCGCCAGACCGGGCATCGCGTGGTGATATTGATTGACGAGTATGACAAGCCCTTATTGCAGAACCTGCACGATGAGGATATGCAGGATCAGTTGCGGAACATGTTGAAGCCTTTTTACGGCGTGTTGAAGACGATGGATGGAGCCATCCGTTTCGCCTTGCTGACTGGGGTGACGAAGTTTGGAAAGGTAAGCGTGTTTAGCGATTTGAATAACCTCATGGACATATCGATGGACGATCGTTACGTGGAGATATGTGGCATCACGGAGAAAGAGATACATACTTGTCTGGAAGATGAGGTGAGGGAACTGGCCGGAGCGCAAGATATGACCTACGAGGAGACCTGCCTGAGACTCAAAGAATGCTATGATGGATACCATTTCGTGGAGAATTCCATCGGTATGTATAATCCTTTCAGCCTGCTGAATACGTTCGCTCGCCGGAAATTCGGCGATTATTGGTTCGAGACCGGTAGGCCCTCTTACCTTGTTGAATTACTCAAGCATACCCATTACGACCTTTATGAGATGGCGAACACGGAGACCGATGTGGATGTGTTGAACAGTATTGACTCTGCCTCGATAAATCCCGTCCCCGTGATCTACCAGAGTGGCTACTTGACGATCAAGGATTACGATCCTGAATTTGGTATCTACCGGCTAGGTTTCCCGAACCGGGAAGTGGAAGAGGGTTTCGTGAAATATCTCCTTCCATTTTACACGAGTGTTAGTGCGCCCAAGACCCCTTTCGAGATCGGGCAATTCGTACGAGAGATACGCTCCGGTGATTACGATGCGTTCTTCCGCCGCTTGCAAAGCTTCTTCGCTGATACACCCTATGAGGTGATCGCCGGTCAGAAGCCGGAGCGTGATACGGAGTTGCATTACCGGAACGTGCTTTTTATCGTATTTAAGTTGGTTGGACTTTATACGCAGGTGGAATATCATACCTCACAAGGGCGTATTGATCTCGTTTTAAAGACCGATCGCTATATCTACGTGATGGAATTCAAGCTGAACGGCACCGCCGAGGAGGCGTTGCGCCAGATTGAGGAGAGACAGTATGCGCTTCCCTTTGCGAGTGATCCGCGGCAAGTTTTTAAGATCGGCGTGAACTTCTCCTCTGTGACCCGTAACATCGAGCGATGGTTGGTGGAATAA
- a CDS encoding RagB/SusD family nutrient uptake outer membrane protein: MKISKITNWLVAGAACLLLGTSCDVDPTFYSQVVPDTYYTNADAVWSRFNRPFTHWRWWVAHNDARVRLMEVGTDAMCVPTRGNDWFDGAVYQNMHHHHFMDDMSPMKDGWDLTTMGVAQSWSALEDLENIDFVSVGLTEEDRVSMINQLNVLAASFYLDGLDMFGGMPLYTSTKEDVKARATDVETFHFIDSLLDVSMPNLPLKETLGAPETNVIHRAVAAALKVRLYFNAESYINKPMYEEAAKICQDIIDGKYGQYKLANHFTEIFGWGNETCPEIIWTVPSENAKGETDGGLTAFTLPYNFKDFLGGLQDASGNNGLCLCPSRDPEGNLYKFNVGNPYETFNDKDIRKQQYVYEGGRKYRGMFIVGELQNPDFPEYKCLGAREYAGKVLNVVDQIAHISQVGNTVASLKDLTSTIADAEENSGVRVLKFSPLPNQDEFKERFNPDCPVIRLTEIYYTLAECKMRLGDKNGAADIINSIRKRNFEGGNDPDPVTAANLDKYRMLKEWMQEFLREARRRTDLIRWDAYVTEDWWDHKATNDEKYNRYPLHQLSLGANPLLEQNPGY; this comes from the coding sequence TAACAAATTGGTTGGTAGCCGGAGCTGCTTGCTTGCTGCTGGGTACCTCTTGTGACGTGGATCCTACGTTCTATTCGCAGGTTGTTCCCGACACGTATTATACGAATGCAGACGCGGTTTGGTCGCGTTTTAATCGTCCTTTTACGCATTGGCGTTGGTGGGTAGCTCATAACGACGCTCGTGTGCGCTTGATGGAAGTGGGAACTGATGCTATGTGTGTGCCTACTCGTGGTAATGACTGGTTTGATGGCGCCGTTTATCAGAACATGCATCATCATCATTTTATGGATGATATGAGCCCGATGAAGGATGGATGGGACTTGACGACGATGGGTGTGGCTCAGTCGTGGAGTGCCTTGGAGGATTTGGAGAATATTGATTTCGTATCGGTGGGTTTGACTGAGGAGGATCGTGTATCAATGATTAATCAGTTGAACGTATTGGCTGCCTCTTTTTATTTGGATGGTTTGGACATGTTTGGTGGTATGCCTCTTTACACATCTACGAAGGAGGATGTGAAGGCTCGTGCTACAGATGTGGAGACTTTCCATTTTATCGACTCCTTGTTGGATGTATCTATGCCGAATCTTCCGTTGAAGGAGACCTTGGGAGCACCCGAGACGAACGTTATCCATCGTGCTGTGGCTGCGGCTTTGAAGGTTCGTTTGTATTTCAACGCTGAATCGTATATCAATAAACCGATGTATGAGGAGGCCGCTAAGATTTGTCAGGATATTATCGATGGAAAGTATGGTCAGTATAAATTGGCCAACCATTTCACCGAGATCTTTGGTTGGGGTAATGAGACTTGCCCGGAGATTATCTGGACAGTACCTTCCGAGAATGCCAAAGGTGAGACGGATGGTGGTTTGACTGCCTTCACTCTTCCTTATAATTTCAAGGATTTCTTAGGGGGCTTGCAGGATGCTAGTGGTAATAATGGGCTTTGCCTATGCCCTAGTCGCGATCCGGAGGGTAACTTGTATAAGTTTAACGTAGGTAATCCATACGAGACATTCAACGACAAGGATATCCGTAAGCAGCAGTATGTATATGAGGGTGGTCGCAAATACCGTGGTATGTTTATCGTTGGTGAGTTGCAAAACCCGGATTTCCCCGAGTATAAATGTCTGGGTGCCCGCGAGTATGCCGGCAAGGTCTTGAATGTCGTAGACCAGATCGCTCATATCAGCCAGGTGGGCAATACGGTAGCCAGTCTTAAGGATCTGACTTCTACGATTGCCGATGCAGAGGAGAACTCAGGCGTGCGTGTTCTTAAATTTAGTCCTCTGCCTAATCAAGATGAGTTCAAGGAACGTTTCAACCCAGATTGTCCTGTAATTCGTCTGACAGAGATCTATTATACTTTGGCGGAATGTAAGATGCGTTTGGGCGATAAGAATGGTGCGGCCGATATCATCAACTCCATCCGTAAGCGTAACTTCGAGGGTGGAAACGACCCGGATCCTGTTACCGCTGCCAATTTGGATAAATACCGTATGCTGAAGGAATGGATGCAAGAGTTCTTGCGCGAGGCCCGTCGTCGTACGGACTTGATCCGTTGGGACGCATATGTGACAGAGGATTGGTGGGATCATAAGGCTACGAACGATGAGAAATACAATCGTTATCCATTGCATCAATTGTCATTGGGTGCGAACCCGTTGTTGGAACAGAACCCGGGATATTAA